The window ACCTTCAATAAAGCCATTTAAAAATGAAGGTTTGCAATAGCCCCATCGATACCTTACCAATAGCAAATTGCTATAGAATCTGGATACTTGTCTTTGGCAGGGTCTTTAGCTTGTTTTCATAGAAAATACGATTCTCATGACTTACTCAGGGTCTTGAGCATGTGCAGATATGAAGTTTCATCAGCTCAAAAGACAATGCTGAAGTATACATTTCGATGAATACTGTAGATGAATCCTATAGGGGTCCTATCAGAGATTTGTGGTATAAAGTTGAATGATTGTGGTCAAAGAATGGCTAAATGTTGCCCACAAGAGGTGAGAAATGTTGGTGCAGTCAGTTCTCCTAATCTTTGTATTCAATGCAGTTTTTTCACCTCAAGATGATTCTAGAGTTTGAGGTCTGTGAAACtgatttaaaaacattattttacacAGACGCAAAATATTTTGGTGGGAAGTTTCTTGatatacatttttgtttgtcGGCTAATCTGTAGTGAATTATTTATTTGCGGGATGGAAGAAATGCCACAATTTATTAAATTGGTCAAtatttttgtttgtatttgtattggTTTACATTTTTCCATGTAATAAAATGGTCAGCATTATCTGGTTTGTGGATGTTTTCTATTTATAGAAAGTAAGCATTGTATTCCTAAATTTACAATAATTACCTGCAGAACAGCAGCGTGAACAGGTAGACGTTTTCTGTGTGTTAGGGAAGTATCTTttggaaacctattgtttttggttacAGGGTTAAGGCAAACCAGAAAATGTTTCGTTTTCAGGTAAATACTGGAACTAAGTCGTTTAATAAAAACCATTAGGCTATGTCCCCACTGAGCTGCAGGATCACAAGAAATTACAGAAATTATGGATTGTTATAAATATAACAATTGTCATTGTTGGCTTCCATTAGCTATCCATTAGGGTTCCCCATTCTGACCAGAAGATGGTGCCAGTTTGATCTATAATTCATGGTTGGATATTTCAATGCAATGCGGTTCAAAACATTTATCTGTATGTTACAAATGATACAATTGAAGTGTACGATGTAATTTAGGGTTAGAACAacttataaaataaaaataaacctgATCCAAGATTTCCATATATATCATTTTTAGTTCCTACATTTTGGGAGCGCTTTATAGCGCAGGAACCACAGAGAACGGTGAATCGGCAGGCGTGGCAATTGGTTGGTCCATACGCGGTCAACGGTGAAAAACAGCGGGGACGTAGAATAAAGCCTTCAGACCCGAAACGCGTTGTAGGCTTGTCCACAGTCAAATCATTTATCGatgatttagttttttttccttctcattCTCTGCGGATCGCGTatttagtttgttttttatttaaggCTGTGGGCGTTACGCGCATCCACAAAGAAGAAGACGCGGAGAATGCATTGAGGTGAGCTGGAGCCTTTCATGTTGAAGATGATAGGTTTCTTTTCTTCAAAAAATCATCAAATCAACACCCAGAACTTCATGTTGTTTCAAACTGGGAAAGGTGAACATTATTAAATACAGAGGAGCGACAGACAGATGCTGGTTCAAACCATTAGTGCTATTGCACCCTTTAACAATTTAACAACTACTATTGTGTAGCATAAGGTGCAATGGCCCAAAATACAGAAATCTAAATTaagtgtttgtttttaaacactAAAGTAGGCTGAATTATCTGGTCACTGATCTTGTGGTCGATTATTTTATTAGCCAGGCTAATCACTTTCAATCTGTCCCAGCCGAGGCCTATGATTTGTGTCTGCCTTTGAATATTAATATTAGGGCCTTGGCCATTATATTTCGTCTCTGTAGGCTAAGGTAATGTAAATACGCTATGTCCCTGAACTATGGTCACATTGGTTTTGGTTGTTGTTAGCATACCCACACAGCATGCATATTGTTGTGCAGATGGATTTTGGCTTTCTGCTCTCGGCAGATGTCACGACGCTTATGAAAACGTGAAAGCAGCTATTTCTTCTGTGCTACTCATAACATGGTTCACCTATTCTACTAGACGCTTACAGTGGGTGGGATTGTCATTGTCACAAGTCTCGTAGACTTATTTACAACGGATAATGTGATATTGGCCTTTGCTGTGTGTCGCGGATGGCCATACGTCCGGTTGGCAGGTTTGGAGATGATCCGCTGTGGGTGCTGATGTTGCAGCGCTGCGCGGGTGTTGCTAGGCAGCACGCGGCAGGCGGCCGCCTACCTGGAGCGAAATGCTATAGCCTAGGTTGCTAACAGCCTGTAAATGTCAGCTGAATATATCGGGTTGCTGTCTCTTATGTGGTGGAGTTATAGGCAGCAGACGACAACGACATATTACTATTTCGGCCAAGTGGGCTGAACTGAATTGCTTTCAGTAGCATAGTTCGTGATTGATTTCAGCACACGACATGCGGCCTATATGACATGGAATCTTCTCCTGTGCATAGAAGAGATACAAACAGTAATGTATTATCGAACCAGTATTTAATGTAGCCTAGCGACTGTACAATTAAACTGTACCCAGTTTAACATGAGCGCGTTATCTAAGTAAACTTTGATGCACCCACATAACATTTCTGCTCTATTTGACATGGTATTAGACTGTTTGGGCCCATGTCCAGTAGACTATATGTTAACTTTTAAATCCTGCCATTTGAGATTAAATGAGATTTTTCATGGTCAGTAAAATTATGTTTCCCAAATATCTGATTTGAAGTTACAGTAGCTAAAATCAACTTGCCGGGTATGCTGAATTGCCTGGTAAACAACAAACAATACAGACTTGTTACAAGTTACATAACTCATTGTATCCACAAGCATGTTTTCTTTCAGTAGCCTAATGAAAGTGGAGCCACATAAACCAATCCTGGGCTACTTATGTAATTATATTCCTATCTCCAAATGGGATATCACAGAGGATATATTTCTCTCAGAGGTGAAAGGCCCAACATAGCAATCCGGTGAAAGTGGATGCATTTCCATCAATCAATGAGTGAATGTAGCTCACATGGAGTTAATGCGGTTTCCACAAAGCTCTCTTCCACTTGGATGGACACAAGCTGAGACTTATTAGTGGAGTCATCAGCCGGGTGCCCCATTTCTCCTGGTGTGGCCTCCCTGAAGCCCACTCCTGCCTGGTTGTATTATGGTGATATAATGCAGACAGGGCAGTGAAGATCAGATGATTTGCTGATGACATATGGACACCTCTTCAAGTTTGGTTTCCAAACTCTTTGACTCGTCTGAGAAACAAGGTGGGTAATGCGGAGGAGGAGGCACAGGGTAGGTAATGCGGAGGAGGtacaaggagaagagaggcaggtggaggagagaggggcatgtgggtgagagaggggcatTTGGAGGAAAGATGGGCGGAGAAGAaaggggcaggtggaggagagaggtgcgggtggaggggagagaggtgcgggtggaggggagagaggccgCAGATGTCCGTGACGCCCTGTAGTCATTATATTTCTCCCAGGAGGGAGCAGCTCTGAGCCTGCTACCTTTGAGCAGCTGGGCCCCTCTCTGTTTGTGGGACACCGACACAAAGGGACTGATCAGTCcgtcactgtgtttgtgtttgagggcTGTCACTGGGGTCTAAATGGCTGGGGAAGCAGTTCTGACCATTTGTAGTGTAAACggatcaataaataaaaaaggacTACCTAACATGTCTGTGTTAGCATGATGCACCATGATCTATCTGGATGTGAGATAGAACGTGTATGAGAACGAGTCTTATCTAGATATTCATATTCCTGGGTGGTTGATTCCGGAGCCCTGTAggggcctgtctgtgttgctgtcagtttgggcctgtctgtgttgctgtcagtttgggcctgtctgtgttgctgtcagtttgggcctgtctgtgttgctgtcagtttgggcctgtctgtgttgctgtcagtttgggcctgtctgtgttgctgtcagtttgggcctgtctgtgttgctgtcagtttgggcctgtctgtgttgctgtcagtttgggcctgtctgtgttgctgtcagtttgggcctgtctgtgttgctgtcagtttgggcctgtctgtgttgctgtcagtttgggcctgtctgtgttgctgtcaGTTTGCGAGGGGCGAGGACGGGAGTGAGGGTGTGGTGCTTTTGGGCCCTTATCTGCTTAGTGCAGAAAACTCTGCgtatttatgagtgtgtgtgtggtttgaatgggggaggggaaaggggatgGTCTGGCTCCTGTCTGGAGTCCTTTCCCGTAAGTCCAGGCTGGTTCTCCAATTACTGAGACTGACTTCCTGTTGGTATTATGCAGCCTTCTGAGCTCTTACTGCCAATGCTGCGTTTCTGCTCTCCTGTCTGGttcagtaagcacacacacacatacacacacacacacacacagcaccctctgGGGAGTAGCACATCTCTAATGTCTGAGGCTGGAAGGGAGGCTTTCATGTCTGATGTTCCGGTCGCTCAAGCACAAGGTAGTAGTTGGTGAACCTCTGATAATCGTCCAGGTACATCGGAGTCTTACAAATCCACACGCTATTACTGCTATTACTATGAACTGTGCCTCTGGAAGGTTTCCGTTTGAGATCTAATAAATGTCTGTGCGTTGTAATTGGCTAatcagcccccctctctctcccacccccacctcctctcctccactctcccacCTGTCCCCTTatcctccttcacccctcccctccttcgcCTCCGCTCTCCCAAGGTGGCGTCCCCTCCCCCAGTGAGCTGTGGAGGATGAGCACCTCTCCCACCCCTAAGGGCACCCCGGTGCATCTCAGCCCCAGTGATGGGGCTCCAGAGGagaaccccctctccccccaacaCTCCACCCCTGGATCCGGGCCCCTGCATAAGAAACGAGTCTCCAGCATCCTCCAGAgcccagtgagtgtgtgtgtgtgtgtgtgtatacttgtgTACGTTGGTGTGCTTATGGACAGACATATGTTTACTTACACACATGTGTTTAGAGAGATAACCTTTAAAGCCACATTTGGAAAAAGGCACATCTAACGATCCCACACTTGCCCTTCACACTCTCCATTCTTCTTCACCCTTTCAGgccatccctctgtcctctcccccctccctggccctcATTAGAGGCCTATAGATATGATTATCTCCACAGCTCAGATGTAATCTGCCCTGAATCATCACTTGACAGCTGTGGCTGCAGACAAGATCCTCAACTCAGGGCGTGAGGTAGTAGTGACTGTGTGCGGAGGGAGGGACACATTCAGGGTACAGAGAgccagggagatggaggagtgtgtctgtggacaGGAGACAGAATATGGACGTTAAGAATGGTGGAAATGGAATGCATTGTTGAGCCGAGGTGACTCATCCTTTCGGTTTAGACATCGGATGAACCGTaactgtctgtgtgggtgtttaaGTGGTAAGctaacattgtgtgtgttgtttttttgcgTGTGTGCATCTGCGTGCGACTGTACCTGTgtcgtgtgtatctgtgtgtgattgtgcaACTCTCCTTGTGTGATGTGTGCAGTCCTTCAGAGAGGAGCTGGATGTGCTGATCCAGGAGCAGATGAAGAAAGGAGGCAGCTCCTCCAACCTCTGGGCTCTGAGGCAGATCGCTGATTTCATGGCCTCTCACGGctcccctgctgccctgcctgtgtCCCCTTCCAgtaggtagacacacacacacaaggacacacacacacacaccgagtaaTATTTGGACATCTAGTACAAGAAATACTTAAAAGATTGATCTGTTTCCTCTTCTCActttctccatccttctccctctcctgctctctcctcctatatccctctctcctgctctcctcctatctctctgtccttcatccctctctctattccccCCCCCTGTGCGGTGCAGCCATGATGATGGTGACTCCCATCAACGACCTGCATGGCTGGGAGCCCAGCAGCATGGTGAAGGGGGAGAGGCTGATGCGCTGCAAGCTGGCCAGCGTCCACCGCCTGCTGGATCTCTACGGCTGGGCCCAGTTCAGCCACTCCTGCCTCACTGTGAGTGGgacccccccgctcccccccccccgctcccccccccccccctcccgctctctctgcctccacccctctgcctcggtctctctctgcctccacccctctgcctcGGTCTCTCTCAGCCTCGGTTTTCAATCCTCCCTTCCGTAATCTGCCCCTCGCTCTGTGTGTTCCACTCTTCGTATCTCTTTTCCGGGGTAATTTTTTCCCCAATATGTTTTACTCTCGAACAGTGAAGCGTGTgtgtaaactgtgtgtgttgcctCGTCCACAGCTGCGTGTGAGTAAGGAGCAGGAGCATTTCCTGGTGCTGCCCGAAGGCCTGGCCTATGGTGAAGTCACTGCATCCAGCCTGGTGGGTTCACGACAGAGCAGATACCACCATGCTACAGTACCGTGTTGCTACTGACATAAACAATTTATTTGctgattaaaaaaataataattcagtCAACCAAAAAGGAATATTCTTAGCTTAATCTGTATATTATGCTTGCTTGATATAAATAGATGCATTATTAGACCTTCTCACCATTTTAACAAAAACACAGCGTGACGCATCGGCCCTATGGGGTTGGCGTTAGCAGTGCTGATGCCTGCAGTGTTGTGTTGGTCCCAGGTGAAGGTGAACGtgctgggggaggtggtggagaggggcaGCACCTCCCTGGGGGTGGACCTGGGCCGTTTCAGCCTCCACTCCGCCATCTACTCCACCCGGCCGGACGCCCGCTGCCTGctgcacctccacacccccgCGACTGCCGCCGTAAGTCTGCCCTGCCGGGGCACTGCCAggctaggacacacacacatccaggcaCGCTTATACACACAGTCACGGTGGTAACTCACCGTTTCCCCTCAGGTGTCTGCCATGAAATGCGGCCTCCTGCCGCTGTCCCACGAGGCTTTGCTCGTGGGCGACGTGGCCTACTATGATTACAACGGcgtgatggaggaagaggaggacagggtggcGCTACAGAAGAGCCTGGGCCCCACCTGCAAGGTAGGAGCCTCCTGGGAAGTCGGGGGTCATTAGCAGGACCAGGAAAACTCGACAcccctcctgtgtctctctcgctcacatGAGACTAACCcctcctgtctttctgtcaTTCACATGAGActaacctctcctgtctctctcacatgaGACtaacccctcctgtctctctctcactcacatgaGACTAACCCcctcctgtctttctgtcactcaCATGAGActaacctctcctgtctctctcacatgaGACtaacccctcctgtctctctctcactcacatgaGAATaaccccctcctgtctctctcacatgaGCTATGATCTCCTATGATACAGAAACCTTCAGCCTAGTCTGCTGGACAAAGAACGTATTGTTCGACAAGCGCCACAGTTCTTGGGCTATTTTAGAAAGAGGATGGTTCTCCTCGATCGATACAGGAGGTCAGTGGGagtttgttgtgttttcctgCTGCAGTCTCTGGTGTGTGTTCTCAGGTGCTGGTGCTGAGGAACCACGGCATCGTAGCCCTGGGGGAGTCTGTGGAGGAGGCATTCTACACCATCTATCACATCCAGGCTGCCTGTCAGATCCAGGTgacagctgggagggagggggcataTGAGACAAAGATGGTGGGTgggtagggggagggagagagagagaatgaaagagagaaaaatggagagggggagagatgtcCCAGTGCCAGAGTTCCAGCTGCTGTAATCCTGTGTTGTGCTGACAGGTGTCAGCATTGTGCAGTGCCGGAGGAGCGGAGAACCTCATCATGCTGGACCGCACCACCCAGAGGCCCAACCCCACCGGGACCGTGGGCTGGGCCGGCTCCACCTTCGGGCCCCTGACCAAGACTCGCCTCGGGGAACATGAGTTCGAGGCTCTTATGAGGACCCTGGACAACCTGGTGAGACGACCACACACCTTTTCTAGTGTGTTTACATTAAGGACTTGAGGAAGAGAGCACCACACCACCCACCATAGCTTTTTACTGAAATATCTTGACTCTAAGATAGTCTCACACATGTGAGAGCTCTAGGGACAGGGCCTACTTTACTAACCcctgaaatactgttagaactgtgcacttctgatcctcgaCGGATGCGCTACGCTAATTGGATGTGAGATAGAAGCGTCATGCTAAATGATCGACGTGTAAAACCTCCctcttggctgtgtgccagGGCTACCGCACCGGCTACGCCTACCGCTTCCCCATCCTCCTGGAGCGCTCGCGGACacggagagaggtggaggtgccCGCCACCGTCACCTCCTTCCAGttcgaggaggaggggggtcacCCTATGCCCCGCCAGCACCCCTTCGCCCAGCGCCACCAGCAGGAGAAGACCCGCTGGCTCAACACGCCCAACTCATACCTGAGGATTAGCCCAGACCAGGCCAGCCCTGGGCATCAGCGCACCATGGTActaacagggggaggggagtttCTTACCTTATTGAATATTCCTTAGTGTTATCGCTGATGCAATGCAAAAAATTAAGGACAAAAAAAGCGTTGCTTTGagctgtttatatatttatattgtgGTAAAATGGCAAAGGTTGCGTGTCACTATTTTATGGATTTAGATGATGTCTTTTCTCTGGGGGAAATGGGAGAGTGGCTTTTAGCCGTGTGTTAGCGTGCTGTCCGTCACTGGGAGGAAAACAGAGCAGGATGTGGAGTCTGTTTCAGACGGAGCAACACAAAAGACCCTCTTACATCACTGGGAGGAGACTGTGcaccctctcttccactcccttcccctcttgtaccgccccctcccttcagcccccttcccctcccctccgctcctgTCCTCTGCATTGCAGGGGAAAGCACATTGCCTGACGATTACTGTACAGAccctgccctctagtggtgggAACTGGCTCTGCTGGTCCTCTGTGTTCCAcaacacactgactgaatgtatgAAAAGCATGTTGATGATGGATATGGCATCCAGACTGTCGACTCTGGAGCTGAATTCAAGATGTGGACCCTTTTATTCTGATCAGCACTCCTTTGGTGAACTGACGCTGCTGTTGAACTGACCAAACTGAGAGACTTGAGCCATGTTCATATTGATGATTAGTGGGATATTGTTCTATTGTTTTCCCTACTCACAGTGGCTGAAGGAGGAGATGACCCAGGCTGGAAGCACCGCCATCAAAATAGAGAACCCCAACCAGTTTGTCCCTCTCTTCACCAACCCCCAGGAAGTGCTTGAGACGCGGAACAAGGTAAACaagccttcctttctctccaatTCACCCATCCTTTCACTATGTGGGTCACACCATGTAATATGTTCGGTTGTCCGACGCTTCACTTCTTAAATTCTCTGTCCCAGATCCGACAGCAGAACCGGCAGGACATGAAGACAGCAGGCCCCCAGTCCCAAGTGCTGGCCAGTGTCATAACAGTGGACAGCCCACCGGTAAGATCCAAGAGGCTGCAGTAGTCAAGACATGAGGGGCAGAATGAATGTTCTGGGACCTAATCATCTCAATGAGCTGGCATTGAAAGTCCTGATGGCCAAATGTTTATCTGCCGTCTTCCTAGTCTCCAGTGGAACCTCCAAAACCTCTGGAGCCTGAGACACCGAACCCCTTTAACCAGCTGACAgaccaggagctggaggagtaTCGCAAGGAGGTGCAGCGAAACCAGGAGGGCCAGATAGAAGGTAAGGCTGGCAGTCTTCTCACTAACCCTCaagctctgtgtgtctctcaagCCCCTCCTACTCTCCTGtcaccagacagacagctgtagTGTTCACTATCCTGTGCTCTACTCACTACTTTGCCTCACAATATACTCACTTTTTGCACGCCTCGAAGCACATCCTCACCTTTCTTGGGCACTGTGCCTCTGTTttcctctttgtgtgtgtgtgtgtggtgggtatttgtgtgtgtgtggtgggtattgtgtgtgtgtggtgggtatttgtgtgtttattagaaggggaggaggtggtgaacGACACAGAGACCGTTCCAGCTACCTCCCCTCCAaagacccctcccccctgtgaCCCTCCGCCCCCAGGTGAGCACCCCCTCCCTGGGGCTCAGACAGATGTGCTGTGCTTGCTTTGCATCCAGGCTACCTGGGGCTTGCTTTCACTCATGGTCCCATGTCGGTTCCATATCTGAATATGGAACGACTTACCTGTCGCTCTTCTCAATGCCTCCTGACTTGCTCATTGAAAGCCCATGTTACTCTCATCAAACATAGTGAACCCGGCTTCTCCAGACTCTAAACTCAAACTAACGGCTAGATATAGGGACCTAATTTGACTCTCTAAATGCATTTGGGAAGACACTTGAATGAGTAACAGGGGTGTCTGTCAGGATggtattgttgtgtgtgtgtgtgtgtgtgtgtgtggttgtagttCTTTAGTTTTGTTGTAAACGTGTCACATTTTCAGCATCATGTAGTGCGGTCCACTTGTCTCCACACCCACGCTgtgtacctctctccctctgtctttctgtgtctgtccttGTCTATGTCCCTCTGACCTGTCACTCATAGGGCACACCTCTGGTGCTAAGATCTTGTGTCAATAGTAAGTACTGAGAAAAGCTGTAAGACCGTTGCACTCTCATGAACCAAGCATGTTAGGCACTCTGCAAAGCAGCTGCGATAATACGTACCTACCTGTAAGCAATGTTACTGTGCAAAGTCACCACGTCATGTCACTACACTATGTTACTCCGCGCAAACAAAAGTCCTCTATTCTGACCTCCGCTTTCGTTTCGTTTCGCACGAACAATCCCTCGCCCAGACGAGGGAAAGACGGACTCCCCGGTTCCCAACGgcaaaggggaggaggagaaagagcagacggaggagctggagaaaggGATGAAGGCCCTGTCGACCAATGACACCTCAGTCCCAGCTTCGACCACGCCCACTGCCCCGGCTGCCAAGCCCCCGGGCAACACCACCCCGGAGGGCTCGCCCTCCAAGTCCCCCtccaagaaaaagaagaagttcAAGGCGCCCTCTTTCCTGAAGAAGAGCAAGAAGCAGAAAGAGAAGGCAGAAACTTGAGGGATGCATACATGGACAAACTATTGTGACACTTGACACGCTTCTaaccacacgtgcacacataaaCTCACGTGCACACATGCCCATAAGTTCTAATGGCTCACgatcatgtttttgttttcaccTGCTTCCGTGATATCAAACCATTTCTGAAAGATTGTGTTTAAATATTTCTTGTTTTACACATAGGATTAGAATCTGATCAGGTGTTTGTCTGTCGTACCTCACTCATTCTTCCCTCCACTATCGTTGCATAAAATCTTCTTTCAAAACATCCACAACCTTGCAAGTTGAACTAGAATCAGCAACATCCCTCATTATTTATGCACCTATCTCATGCATCATGCACTTGACACACATGTATATAATCATAACTGCTTCACAGCATCAACATAAAAATCATCGGCTAATGTTTATTGGTTTTTGAATGTCAAATGAATGTCACAGAAATGTATTGCGAGTGCAGGTGCAGAACAGTACATGTAGAAAAATGCTGATATGCTATGAAATGCTCTTAATGAACCGAACGCTGGCTCCCCTTCAACTAACTATAGACAGCAGGGACAAATAAATGATTCATTTGAAGAAAACTAAAGCTCCCAACATTCAACAGGCTGCTTTAAATGTCACTAATATCAAGTAAAAAAAGTATATTGAGGAAGAATCCTGTGCTTGTTGATGCAATTGAAGCCCCACCCAGAGAAGGCACGAAACATTCCacttttctcctttttctttgAAGTGTGTAAACAATACCTCTACAGCTGTAATTATTTTTATGATCATTAGCTGTTCTTAAAATGCTGATGTGTGATGTCTGTTGGTTTTTAAGTTATTTTTCATGTTAGAATGTAAAGTGAAAGTTGCAAAAACTATGTACCAGTCATTAAACATCAAGTTGATTTTTGTCCAATTTAGTTTGATGTGTTTTATTAGAGGATGAATAAATATTTATAATTATGCTTACACTTGAATGGGTGGGTCCATTGGCTGAGATTTGGGGAGGTGATAGAGGGAGTCTGCCTGTGCAAGTGCTACAGCCACTTGGCACTGGTCACGCCTGCAGCCCATCAGGTGACCAGGGGAGGGCATAAAGGAAGCCAGTCtaacttatccccgcccacaaacaaatttggtcgggaagttgggtctcgGGTTGctagttttgggaaaaagtatgtccgaacaggagctgttcggtttggaccaatcaaattgtcagggcggccTTTTCTCCCAGACTATATCTGCTACACTGAACAGAAACCTCAGCAATGGACATCAACATTAAGATCTGAAAGACAATTCAGTTTGATAATGTGTTTTAGAATATCTACAACTGTGTACAAAAACAACCTCAACTAAACCAACTGCAGGCAGTCTCTGTACTTACacaatatttatttttcataatGACCCAAACTCAAATGACCAGTTCAGACGCGGGTGTTCAGTGTTGCCATTTCACCTTTATTGTGAAACATGGCGCACAATGCTGCAGAGGAATAAGACATGTTTCTCTTTGTCTTCTCAAAGACACAGAGACATCCCAGGCCATTTGTGCAGATAAACCCCTTAGAAAAGGAGGTGCTGACTGAAATGGACCTCTTCTCCATTTGTCTGAGCCACACAAGCACATTGATATGATGTTAAAGATCCATTTCAGATTCGAGTACCAAGCTTTGATCTTGTGTGACCTCCTGACCTCTCTGCTGAGTGCTCAGCATTCATGATGGCTGATATCCATCACCATCAGCTTGCCGACATCTGTGCCGGCAAGTACGAAGGCTTCCAaagttatatttaaaaaaaatctttataaAGTCTACAACTTGACAAATGTTCACCATAATCTATAATAAATGTAGTAAAATCTTAATGAAATATTTTTGTATTCAAATATATCAACTAATATGGTGTCTTTTATCACGCTGCAGCCGATTTCGCAAGCGTCTCGCGAAAAAAATCAGACCAGCTGCCGAAACGATCACTGCAGATCACAGACAATTGTAGCGCTTTTTAAAATGAACTGGTTCAGTTCATAATTCAACAATATTTCACAAAAGTCCACAGCtccaaaaaatattattttatttgtttaacGCTGCAACTATGTGTCAGATTTGATCTTCATAAGGCAACATTATTG of the Hypomesus transpacificus isolate Combined female unplaced genomic scaffold, fHypTra1 scaffold_31, whole genome shotgun sequence genome contains:
- the add2 gene encoding beta-adducin isoform X1; the protein is MSTSPTPKGTPVHLSPSDGAPEENPLSPQHSTPGSGPLHKKRVSSILQSPSFREELDVLIQEQMKKGGSSSNLWALRQIADFMASHGSPAALPVSPSTMMMVTPINDLHGWEPSSMVKGERLMRCKLASVHRLLDLYGWAQFSHSCLTLRVSKEQEHFLVLPEGLAYGEVTASSLVKVNVLGEVVERGSTSLGVDLGRFSLHSAIYSTRPDARCLLHLHTPATAAVSAMKCGLLPLSHEALLVGDVAYYDYNGVMEEEEDRVALQKSLGPTCKVLVLRNHGIVALGESVEEAFYTIYHIQAACQIQVSALCSAGGAENLIMLDRTTQRPNPTGTVGWAGSTFGPLTKTRLGEHEFEALMRTLDNLGYRTGYAYRFPILLERSRTRREVEVPATVTSFQFEEEGGHPMPRQHPFAQRHQQEKTRWLNTPNSYLRISPDQASPGHQRTMWLKEEMTQAGSTAIKIENPNQFVPLFTNPQEVLETRNKIRQQNRQDMKTAGPQSQVLASVITVDSPPSPVEPPKPLEPETPNPFNQLTDQELEEYRKEVQRNQEGQIEEGEEVVNDTETVPATSPPKTPPPCDPPPPDEGKTDSPVPNGKGEEEKEQTEELEKGMKALSTNDTSVPASTTPTAPAAKPPGNTTPEGSPSKSPSKKKKKFKAPSFLKKSKKQKEKAET
- the add2 gene encoding beta-adducin isoform X2 — translated: MSTSPTPKGTPVHLSPSDGAPEENPLSPQHSTPGSGPLHKKRVSSILQSPSFREELDVLIQEQMKKGGSSSNLWALRQIADFMASHGSPAALPVSPSTMMMVTPINDLHGWEPSSMVKGERLMRCKLASVHRLLDLYGWAQFSHSCLTLRVSKEQEHFLVLPEGLAYGEVTASSLVKVNVLGEVVERGSTSLGVDLGRFSLHSAIYSTRPDARCLLHLHTPATAAVSAMKCGLLPLSHEALLVGDVAYYDYNGVMEEEEDRVALQKSLGPTCKVLVLRNHGIVALGESVEEAFYTIYHIQAACQIQVSALCSAGGAENLIMLDRTTQRPNPTGTVGWAGSTFGPLTKTRLGEHEFEALMRTLDNLGYRTGYAYRFPILLERSRTRREVEVPATVTSFQFEEEGGHPMPRQHPFAQRHQQEKTRWLNTPNSYLRISPDQASPGHQRTMWLKEEMTQAGSTAIKIENPNQFVPLFTNPQEVLETRNKIRQQNRQDMKTAGPQSQVLASVITVDSPPSPVEPPKPLEPETPNPFNQLTDQELEEYRKEVQRNQEGQIEDEGKTDSPVPNGKGEEEKEQTEELEKGMKALSTNDTSVPASTTPTAPAAKPPGNTTPEGSPSKSPSKKKKKFKAPSFLKKSKKQKEKAET
- the add2 gene encoding beta-adducin isoform X4, giving the protein MSTSPTPKGTPVHLSPSDGAPEENPLSPQHSTPGSGPLHKKRVSSILQSPSFREELDVLIQEQMKKGGSSSNLWALRQIADFMASHGSPAALPVSPSTMMMVTPINDLHGWEPSSMVKGERLMRCKLASVHRLLDLYGWAQFSHSCLTLRVSKEQEHFLVLPEGLAYGEVTASSLVKVNVLGEVVERGSTSLGVDLGRFSLHSAIYSTRPDARCLLHLHTPATAAVSAMKCGLLPLSHEALLVGDVAYYDYNGVMEEEEDRVALQKSLGPTCKVLVLRNHGIVALGESVEEAFYTIYHIQAACQIQVSALCSAGGAENLIMLDRTTQRPNPTGTVGWAGSTFGPLTKTRLGEHEFEALMRTLDNLGYRTGYAYRFPILLERSRTRREVEVPATVTSFQFEEEGGHPMPRQHPFAQRHQQEKTRWLNTPNSYLRISPDQASPGHQRTMWLKEEMTQAGSTAIKIENPNQFVPLFTNPQEVLETRNKIRQQNRQDMKTAGPQSQVLASVITVDSPPSPVEPPKPLEPETPNPFNQLTDQELEEYRKEVQRNQEGQIEGHTSGAKILCQ
- the add2 gene encoding beta-adducin isoform X3, translated to MKKGGSSSNLWALRQIADFMASHGSPAALPVSPSTMMMVTPINDLHGWEPSSMVKGERLMRCKLASVHRLLDLYGWAQFSHSCLTLRVSKEQEHFLVLPEGLAYGEVTASSLVKVNVLGEVVERGSTSLGVDLGRFSLHSAIYSTRPDARCLLHLHTPATAAVSAMKCGLLPLSHEALLVGDVAYYDYNGVMEEEEDRVALQKSLGPTCKVLVLRNHGIVALGESVEEAFYTIYHIQAACQIQVSALCSAGGAENLIMLDRTTQRPNPTGTVGWAGSTFGPLTKTRLGEHEFEALMRTLDNLGYRTGYAYRFPILLERSRTRREVEVPATVTSFQFEEEGGHPMPRQHPFAQRHQQEKTRWLNTPNSYLRISPDQASPGHQRTMWLKEEMTQAGSTAIKIENPNQFVPLFTNPQEVLETRNKIRQQNRQDMKTAGPQSQVLASVITVDSPPSPVEPPKPLEPETPNPFNQLTDQELEEYRKEVQRNQEGQIEEGEEVVNDTETVPATSPPKTPPPCDPPPPDEGKTDSPVPNGKGEEEKEQTEELEKGMKALSTNDTSVPASTTPTAPAAKPPGNTTPEGSPSKSPSKKKKKFKAPSFLKKSKKQKEKAET